The uncultured Desulfobulbus sp. genome window below encodes:
- a CDS encoding transporter substrate-binding domain-containing protein gives MLLSRTKVSVAVRIIALSILLNLCNAPWFQSHASPSSVIAPPVLRVVMDNNYPPYTFIDNEKQPQGILVDQWRLWEEKTGIQVKITAVDWKDALRDMKDGKYDVIDTAFKTDERKTWLDFGGPHTSIEVAAYFEKGISAITTVDSLQGFAVAVKEGDAAVNMLLSHGVKDLIFFKGYEDIVQAAKEHKVNVFVIDAPPALYFLHKYNLQNNFKASPPFHIGQFHRAVKKGNVAMLRKIEAGFALISPDELKNIEKKWLGSSLLQKVSRNEILMAVGAIGLFFLLFLIWNYSLRTAVRKRTAELENSQIALQHERQRLEFVIDGSRLGVWEWNVQTNETVFNETWAEMLGYTLKELTPFNYTTWEKLVHPDDVEVAKGALYACVKGKTSSYDCEFRMQHKDSHWVWILDRGQVFTRDAEGNPLLMFGTHTDITTIKRAQEEARSTNEMLSQFIKNSPIYAYIKEVSSTGSYIIKASDNLQDLVNMPVAEMVGKTMDELFPPEFAAQITADDWQVFSQGKILRREEVLNGCTYTTIKFPIRLGERNLLAGYTIDITDRVQGEADREKMQEQLIQSQKLESVGRLAGGVAHDFNNMLGVILGHAELAMNMLDNSHRAYESLKNIHTAAERSANLTRQLLAFARKQTVAPKVLDLNQTIEGMVNMLTRLIGEDIDLAWLPGGKLGAIKIDPSQIDQILVNLCVNARDAIGDTGKVTIETSTASFNADYCAEHADFLPGEYVLLAVSDNGCGMHPETVAHLFEPFFTTKDMGKGTGLGLATVYGIVRQNNGFINVYSEPDQGTTFKVYLPLHATKTEQATQTDTVEPVVRGNETILLVEDELLILDMTKYMLEILGFTVLPAATPAEAIRLARQHADEIHLLMTDVVMPGMNGRDLAKNLLTLYPNLIPLFMSGYTANVIAHRGVLDEGVHFIQKPFTMNDLSAKIREVLNFRNDD, from the coding sequence ATGCTTTTATCTCGCACAAAAGTATCGGTAGCAGTTCGTATTATTGCCCTCAGCATCCTGCTGAACCTATGCAATGCTCCATGGTTTCAAAGCCATGCCTCTCCCAGCTCCGTCATAGCACCCCCTGTCCTACGGGTGGTGATGGACAACAACTATCCTCCTTATACCTTTATCGATAACGAGAAGCAGCCCCAGGGCATCCTGGTCGATCAGTGGCGATTGTGGGAGGAGAAGACAGGTATCCAAGTTAAGATAACCGCCGTCGACTGGAAAGACGCTCTTAGGGACATGAAGGACGGCAAATATGATGTTATAGACACTGCCTTTAAAACCGATGAGAGAAAAACCTGGCTCGATTTCGGCGGTCCCCATACCAGCATCGAGGTGGCCGCATATTTCGAAAAGGGCATAAGTGCCATCACTACAGTCGATTCTCTGCAGGGATTTGCCGTTGCCGTCAAGGAAGGCGATGCCGCCGTAAATATGCTGTTAAGCCACGGAGTCAAAGATTTAATCTTTTTCAAAGGGTATGAGGATATTGTCCAGGCGGCCAAGGAACACAAGGTCAATGTTTTTGTCATTGACGCTCCTCCAGCGCTCTATTTTCTTCACAAATACAACCTACAGAACAATTTCAAGGCATCACCGCCGTTCCATATCGGCCAATTTCACCGTGCGGTGAAAAAAGGCAATGTTGCGATGTTGCGGAAAATCGAAGCGGGCTTTGCCTTAATCTCTCCCGATGAATTGAAAAATATCGAAAAGAAATGGCTCGGATCATCCCTTCTTCAAAAGGTCTCCCGGAACGAAATCCTGATGGCTGTTGGTGCCATAGGGCTTTTTTTCCTGCTGTTCCTTATCTGGAATTATTCATTGAGAACAGCCGTGCGGAAACGGACCGCCGAACTGGAAAACAGTCAAATAGCACTTCAGCATGAGCGCCAACGCCTGGAGTTTGTGATTGATGGTTCACGCCTTGGGGTATGGGAGTGGAACGTCCAAACCAATGAAACCGTGTTTAACGAGACCTGGGCTGAAATGCTCGGATATACTCTCAAGGAATTGACGCCTTTTAACTACACCACATGGGAGAAATTGGTCCATCCTGACGATGTTGAAGTCGCCAAAGGTGCATTGTACGCATGCGTGAAAGGAAAAACTTCCAGTTATGATTGTGAGTTCCGTATGCAGCACAAGGACAGCCATTGGGTATGGATACTTGACCGTGGCCAAGTTTTCACCCGTGACGCCGAAGGTAATCCGTTGTTGATGTTTGGTACACATACTGACATCACGACCATCAAGCGGGCCCAAGAAGAGGCACGATCCACCAATGAAATGCTCTCGCAGTTCATCAAGAACTCACCAATTTACGCCTATATTAAAGAGGTGAGCTCTACTGGCAGCTATATCATTAAGGCCAGCGACAATTTACAGGACCTAGTCAACATGCCGGTCGCCGAAATGGTCGGCAAAACCATGGACGAACTCTTCCCTCCCGAGTTTGCAGCGCAGATCACCGCCGACGATTGGCAGGTGTTTTCTCAAGGAAAGATCCTGCGGCGTGAAGAAGTCCTGAATGGATGCACATACACAACCATCAAGTTTCCCATTCGGTTAGGGGAAAGAAATCTTCTCGCTGGCTACACAATTGATATCACCGATCGAGTTCAGGGCGAGGCGGATCGAGAAAAGATGCAGGAACAATTGATCCAATCTCAAAAATTGGAGTCTGTAGGAAGGTTGGCAGGGGGGGTTGCTCATGATTTTAACAATATGCTCGGAGTGATTCTCGGCCACGCCGAATTGGCGATGAATATGCTGGACAACTCCCACCGGGCCTATGAGAGTCTGAAGAATATCCACACCGCAGCAGAACGATCCGCCAATCTCACCCGCCAACTCTTGGCTTTTGCCCGCAAACAGACCGTTGCCCCCAAAGTACTCGACCTAAACCAGACCATCGAAGGGATGGTGAACATGCTGACTCGTCTCATCGGCGAGGACATAGATCTGGCCTGGCTACCGGGCGGCAAACTTGGGGCAATCAAAATAGATCCATCACAAATCGACCAGATCCTAGTGAATCTGTGTGTCAACGCCCGGGACGCCATTGGTGACACGGGCAAGGTCACCATCGAAACCAGCACCGCTTCCTTTAATGCAGACTACTGTGCCGAACACGCTGATTTCCTTCCCGGTGAGTATGTGCTTCTGGCGGTAAGCGACAACGGCTGCGGCATGCATCCCGAAACCGTAGCGCACCTGTTCGAGCCCTTCTTCACCACCAAGGACATGGGAAAGGGAACCGGCTTGGGGTTGGCGACAGTGTACGGTATCGTCAGGCAAAATAACGGCTTTATCAATGTCTACAGTGAACCGGATCAGGGAACTACCTTCAAGGTGTACCTGCCCCTGCATGCGACTAAGACAGAACAGGCAACACAAACAGACACGGTAGAGCCTGTAGTCAGAGGGAATGAAACCATTCTACTGGTGGAAGACGAACTGCTGATCCTCGACATGACCAAGTATATGCTCGAAATCCTGGGTTTCACCGTCCTGCCGGCAGCCACGCCGGCCGAGGCCATCCGTCTGGCAAGGCAGCATGCCGACGAAATCCATCTGCTGATGACCGATGTGGTCATGCCGGGAATGAACGGCCGTGATTTGGCCAAGAATCTGTTAACCCTATATCCCAACCTTATTCCTTTATTCATGTCTGGCTACACAGCCAATGTTATTGCTCACCGTGGTGTACTCGACGAGGGAGTTCATTTTATCCAGAAACCCTTCACAATGAACGACCTGAGTGCCAAAATCAGAGAAGTGCTTAATTTCAGGAATGACGATTGA
- a CDS encoding IS1634 family transposase produces MYLRTTKRKNKNGTVTEYLQLAHNERNPETNSTVARIIHSFGRADQLDREALVRLARSIARVCGITIVDSAGTERTQAGGLPDDLEILRTVELGTVLVIESLWERLGIGNTLRALLGKGKYAVAYDQALLAMTANRLCEPESKLGVWDRWLEQVHLPKCHGLKLRQMYEAMDFLHKHIDAVEEAVFFQTTNLFNLSVDLIFYDTTTALFSIDYEDEADENDGLRQYGHSKEGTWTPQIVVALAVTREGLPVKSWIFPGNTADVSTIERIRKDLRGWNLGRALFVADSGMNSSANRDELARACGKYLLATRMVTVAEIKKEVLSQPGRFTTFTDNLQAKEVVVGDGERRRRYILCFNPKEAERQRLHREEIVSMLEEELASHKDRDASAQWAVELLASKRYKRYLKTTEAGKIRLDRPAITEAGRYDGKWVLETNDDTISLEDAAFGYKGLLVIERCFRSLKRTQIKMMPMYHWATRRIETHVKICVLALLIARVAELECGQPWSKIRLKLAKLQATEFKKDQHRFFQINLVPEACRELMGKLATPLPHKVFGIKPIEK; encoded by the coding sequence ATGTACCTACGAACCACGAAAAGAAAAAACAAGAACGGCACCGTTACCGAGTATCTCCAGCTCGCCCACAACGAGCGGAATCCGGAGACCAACTCCACCGTTGCCCGCATCATCCACAGCTTCGGACGAGCCGATCAACTCGACCGCGAGGCCTTAGTGCGGCTTGCTCGCTCTATTGCCAGAGTGTGCGGGATAACCATTGTTGACTCCGCTGGTACTGAGAGAACTCAAGCTGGTGGCCTGCCCGATGATCTCGAGATCCTGCGCACAGTGGAGCTCGGTACAGTGCTGGTGATCGAATCGCTTTGGGAACGTTTGGGTATCGGTAATACCCTGCGAGCTTTGTTGGGCAAGGGCAAGTATGCCGTTGCCTATGATCAGGCCCTGTTGGCCATGACGGCTAATCGTCTTTGCGAACCGGAATCTAAGCTCGGTGTTTGGGACCGGTGGTTAGAACAGGTTCATCTGCCCAAATGCCATGGCCTGAAACTGCGGCAGATGTATGAGGCCATGGACTTCCTCCACAAGCATATTGATGCGGTGGAGGAAGCAGTCTTCTTTCAGACCACCAATCTATTCAATCTCTCGGTTGATCTGATTTTTTATGACACCACCACGGCCTTATTCTCCATTGATTATGAGGACGAAGCCGATGAAAATGACGGCCTGCGCCAGTACGGTCATTCCAAAGAGGGTACCTGGACGCCACAAATCGTGGTCGCCCTGGCGGTTACCCGGGAAGGGCTCCCAGTAAAAAGCTGGATTTTTCCCGGTAACACGGCGGATGTATCCACGATCGAGCGTATTAGAAAAGACCTCCGAGGCTGGAACCTCGGCCGGGCGCTCTTCGTAGCCGACTCGGGCATGAACTCTTCCGCTAACCGGGATGAGCTTGCTCGGGCCTGCGGTAAATACTTACTTGCCACGCGCATGGTAACGGTGGCTGAAATTAAGAAAGAGGTCTTGTCTCAACCTGGTCGTTTCACCACCTTTACCGACAACCTACAAGCCAAGGAGGTTGTTGTCGGTGATGGCGAGCGACGACGGCGATATATCCTCTGCTTCAATCCTAAGGAAGCTGAACGGCAACGACTCCATCGAGAAGAGATCGTCAGCATGCTCGAAGAGGAGCTTGCAAGCCATAAGGATCGAGACGCTTCCGCTCAATGGGCGGTCGAATTGTTGGCCTCAAAAAGGTACAAGCGGTACCTAAAAACAACCGAGGCCGGAAAAATCCGCCTGGACCGCCCTGCCATTACCGAGGCAGGGCGCTACGATGGCAAATGGGTACTGGAAACCAACGATGATACCATCAGCCTCGAAGATGCCGCCTTTGGCTACAAAGGGCTTTTGGTTATCGAGCGGTGCTTTCGTTCCCTCAAACGCACCCAGATCAAGATGATGCCGATGTATCATTGGGCCACGCGGCGTATCGAAACGCATGTGAAAATCTGTGTTCTGGCGTTGCTCATTGCGCGTGTCGCAGAACTTGAGTGTGGTCAACCCTGGTCTAAGATTCGGCTCAAGCTAGCCAAGCTCCAGGCTACTGAGTTCAAAAAGGACCAGCACCGTTTTTTTCAGATTAATTTGGTGCCGGAAGCCTGTCGCGAATTGATGGGAAAACTTGCAACTCCGCTTCCCCACAAGGTTTTTGGCATAAAGCCCATAGAAAAATAA
- a CDS encoding reverse transcriptase domain-containing protein, with amino-acid sequence MPIFDPGFSAASFGFRKGLSPHDAVYQVRHHIREGYRVAFDADLAKFFDTVEHDVLMARVSRKVRDKRVLKLIGTYLRAGVVIGGRLHETRKGVPQGGPLSPLLSNILLDELDKELEGRSHRFARYADDFVILVKSRRAGERVMASVTRFLEKRLKLKVNQEKSKVAHVNEITFLGFSFTGAKIRWSDKAFVRFKQRIKELTGRSWGVSMEYRMFKLAEYLRGWMGYFGISERYRPIPELDYWLRRRVRMCYWKGWRY; translated from the coding sequence GTGCCGATCTTTGATCCTGGCTTTTCGGCGGCCAGCTTTGGCTTCCGTAAGGGGCTGTCGCCCCACGATGCCGTGTACCAAGTGCGCCATCATATCCGCGAGGGATACCGCGTGGCTTTCGATGCCGACCTGGCAAAGTTTTTCGACACGGTGGAGCACGATGTGCTCATGGCTCGGGTCAGTAGAAAGGTGCGCGACAAGCGCGTCTTGAAGCTGATCGGCACCTATCTGCGAGCAGGAGTGGTGATAGGTGGCCGCCTGCACGAGACCCGTAAAGGGGTTCCACAGGGTGGCCCACTTTCACCGCTGCTCAGCAACATCCTCTTGGATGAACTCGACAAGGAGCTGGAGGGGCGCAGTCACCGTTTCGCCCGTTATGCCGATGACTTCGTCATTTTGGTGAAGAGTCGCCGGGCGGGTGAGCGGGTCATGGCCAGTGTCACCCGTTTTCTTGAAAAGAGACTCAAGCTCAAAGTCAACCAGGAGAAGAGCAAGGTGGCTCATGTCAACGAGATCACCTTTCTCGGTTTTTCCTTTACGGGTGCCAAGATCCGTTGGTCGGACAAGGCTTTTGTGCGTTTCAAACAGCGCATTAAGGAATTGACCGGACGGAGCTGGGGTGTCTCCATGGAGTATCGAATGTTCAAGCTGGCTGAGTATCTGCGCGGCTGGATGGGATATTTCGGGATATCGGAGCGGTATCGACCGATACCCGAACTCGACTATTGGCTGCGCCGCAGGGTGCGCATGTGCTACTGGAAGGGGTGGCGCTACTGA
- a CDS encoding response regulator, whose protein sequence is MHSISKSSIERLREQAEQFLKDGFSPQKLQHLEQIKDYIHELQVYQVELEMQADELRKTQEELTVSRDEYSGLYDRAPIGYLTMDFSGILLKVNQTFADMMQIFPENLYRKPLSQFIQQQDQSLFFTICAKAPHSERFRSAELGFIRRDATIFYGRLDITLINHHRSTPSHYRLTVVDVTEKRQTEQEKIRLETEILKFQKEDSLKRLAGGIAHNFNNLLTVIMGNLELAHEDKHIQPQTLQSLDEAYDASTKAAKLSTMMLSYLGFPPTKPQRIDVSQSLEGILGVLKSTLHGLLRLTYLPSRGPIWVTGDPTQLAQIINNLIANSVEAIGKDAGTIRVRVYEDEFSSRNLPPSVHGERVQPGHYACIEITDSGCGMNSKTLEKSIDPFFTTHFTGRGLGLSAVWGIVHAHGGYFYIESSPGVGTQVKILLPTALPQHQASLPYRPPPRQHSPTHGSILFIDDDQIVRKIGKLILEEEGYAVIEAQGGKEGVAIFREQRQEILGVILDFAMPDQDGIITLNKLRAIDANLSVLLVSGYLKEQTVDKFFNEQPNGFLQKPFSRDEFLQAVAELIPGF, encoded by the coding sequence ATGCATTCCATATCGAAATCCTCTATAGAAAGACTACGGGAACAGGCTGAACAATTCCTAAAAGATGGGTTTTCCCCGCAAAAGCTTCAGCACCTTGAACAGATAAAAGACTATATCCATGAGTTGCAGGTCTATCAGGTAGAACTTGAAATGCAGGCCGATGAACTCCGTAAAACCCAGGAGGAACTCACCGTTTCCCGGGATGAATACTCTGGGCTCTACGACCGCGCCCCCATCGGCTATCTCACCATGGATTTTTCCGGGATCCTTCTCAAGGTTAACCAAACTTTTGCTGACATGATGCAGATTTTCCCGGAAAACCTCTATCGCAAACCGCTTTCCCAGTTCATCCAGCAGCAGGACCAGTCGCTTTTTTTCACGATCTGCGCTAAAGCACCGCATTCCGAACGATTTCGATCTGCTGAACTCGGTTTCATCCGTCGTGATGCGACCATTTTTTACGGTCGTCTTGATATTACGCTTATTAACCACCACCGTTCCACTCCATCCCATTATCGGCTGACAGTTGTCGACGTCACTGAAAAACGGCAGACCGAGCAGGAGAAAATCCGACTGGAAACTGAAATTCTTAAATTCCAGAAAGAAGACAGCCTGAAGCGGCTCGCAGGGGGGATCGCACATAATTTCAATAACTTGCTTACTGTTATCATGGGTAATCTAGAGCTCGCCCATGAGGATAAGCATATACAACCCCAGACCCTGCAAAGCCTGGACGAGGCTTACGATGCCTCCACAAAAGCGGCCAAGCTGAGCACGATGATGCTTTCCTACCTTGGTTTCCCCCCCACAAAGCCACAGCGCATTGATGTATCGCAATCCCTGGAGGGGATTCTCGGGGTTCTTAAAAGTACCCTGCATGGTTTGCTGCGCTTAACCTATCTGCCAAGTCGCGGCCCCATATGGGTTACCGGAGACCCAACGCAGCTTGCGCAAATTATAAATAACCTCATTGCCAACAGCGTTGAAGCTATTGGTAAGGACGCTGGTACCATACGCGTCCGGGTTTATGAGGACGAGTTTTCCAGCCGCAACCTTCCTCCTTCCGTCCATGGCGAACGAGTCCAGCCAGGTCATTACGCCTGTATTGAAATTACAGACAGTGGTTGCGGGATGAACTCAAAAACCCTGGAAAAATCAATTGACCCATTTTTCACCACCCATTTTACCGGTCGAGGTCTGGGGCTTTCTGCGGTTTGGGGAATTGTTCATGCCCATGGAGGATATTTCTATATCGAAAGTTCTCCAGGCGTAGGTACACAGGTCAAGATTTTATTACCAACTGCCCTGCCCCAGCATCAGGCATCTCTGCCCTATCGCCCGCCACCACGACAGCACTCGCCAACTCACGGTTCCATCCTCTTTATCGATGACGATCAGATCGTACGTAAAATAGGGAAACTCATACTTGAGGAAGAGGGCTATGCCGTGATTGAAGCTCAGGGCGGGAAAGAAGGCGTCGCGATTTTTCGCGAACAGAGACAGGAGATACTTGGTGTAATTCTCGACTTCGCCATGCCTGACCAGGACGGAATTATCACCTTGAATAAACTCCGCGCGATTGACGCCAACCTTTCGGTGCTTCTAGTCAGCGGGTACTTGAAGGAACAGACCGTGGATAAATTTTTTAATGAACAACCCAATGGTTTTTTACAGAAACCGTTTAGCAGAGACGAATTCCTCCAGGCAGTTGCAGAGCTGATTCCAGGTTTCTGA
- a CDS encoding chemotaxis protein CheB, protein MAVNQHSSIPPLYYVGVGASAGGLEAIEHFFHKIPPQTGLAFIVIQHLSPDYKSLMVELLSKKTAIPVLRAEEGMIVEQDTIYLIPPQKNLTIFHGKLLLSDQPAQERHINLPIDIFFRSLAEDQQEKAIGVILSGTGSDGSRGVRAIKEHGGIIMVQDEQDARFDGMPRSAMLTGTADFVLKAEDMSDKLLAYIKSPFLTRAEGSERLAQSDDELNVLFSLLRSKSKVDFTCYKPSTVLRRIERRMNFSQVDDLAAYVDLLKANSNELNTLYRELLIGVTNFFRDREAFDLLIDSLLPRLFTQKKNDSIRVWVAGCSTGEEAYSLAITLQEVSERLNMTNEVKIFATDVDNDAIVTAGAALYPESIAADVGSHLLGKYFHRRGDSYQICRKIREMVVFAQHNIINDPPFTNIDLVSCRNLLIYLQPGVQKKVLEMFNFSLPAEGLLFLGSSETTGELSNYFTPKHHRWKIYESKGKRSLFLEGPANPISFPRKYRLTQPASNRAHSNRTDIDPDRHLYDRLLKALSVDIIPLTVVVNEEMEVVYTIGNIDKQSGKYFRLPYGKMENDLTKIVHQEIAIPLTIGIKKVIKNKRELTYSNIKFNSDSVSYTIQLIIRPLPAGQNQSPLFAILFFESVVNVEKGNGREQVDCSYDKEIEERIVDLEQELQYTKENLQATIEELETSNEELQATNEELLASNEELQSTNEELQSVNEELYTVNSEHQRKIMELTELNNDIDNLLTSTEIGTIFLDEHLQVRKFTPHVQQVVNIIESDIGRPLRHLTHLLDDVDLDEMVEKVAASSRPIDQKVRSRTGRWFFMRILPYHIAPQTFAGVVLTLIEVTELVDAEKKLEESEARLQIAEEIAEFASWQWNVVTGTMVFAGSLERLLGYEPYGLGRSYEAFLECIQEDDRKTVLETVSTAIEQGDDYEVIHRIVRPDGKERVIKQVGVAGFNDEGKVTRITGIAVDMTDTVDTAARSALSGGLLFNQAGHHSDPMIVIDESGCILAINTAITDLAAYTAEELIGQKIDVLIPPPHRTHHKGYINRYLQTGIAKVIGTGRKVELLTKEGTLREVHLSIGEIRIGKRSLFTGVLRSCDQLSEKKEEQSSIMGT, encoded by the coding sequence ATGGCAGTCAATCAACATTCCTCTATCCCTCCCCTCTATTACGTTGGTGTCGGTGCCTCAGCCGGTGGGCTAGAGGCTATTGAGCATTTCTTTCATAAAATTCCACCGCAAACCGGTCTGGCCTTTATTGTAATTCAGCATCTGTCTCCGGATTACAAAAGCCTCATGGTGGAGTTGCTTTCAAAGAAAACAGCTATTCCCGTCCTGCGCGCAGAGGAAGGAATGATTGTTGAGCAGGACACGATCTATCTGATTCCCCCTCAAAAAAACCTAACAATCTTCCACGGCAAGCTCCTGTTGAGCGATCAACCCGCCCAGGAAAGACATATCAACCTGCCCATTGACATATTTTTCCGCTCTCTTGCCGAAGACCAACAGGAAAAAGCCATAGGGGTTATCCTCTCGGGAACAGGGAGCGACGGAAGTCGAGGTGTTCGTGCCATCAAGGAGCATGGTGGCATCATCATGGTTCAGGACGAGCAGGATGCCCGGTTTGACGGAATGCCCAGAAGTGCGATGTTAACCGGAACAGCTGACTTTGTTCTTAAGGCCGAAGACATGTCGGATAAGCTGCTGGCGTACATCAAATCTCCTTTCCTCACCCGAGCGGAAGGCAGTGAACGTCTAGCTCAATCCGATGATGAACTTAACGTGCTCTTCTCGTTGCTTCGGTCCAAGTCAAAGGTCGATTTCACCTGCTATAAGCCAAGTACGGTGCTCAGAAGGATTGAGCGAAGGATGAATTTCAGCCAAGTCGACGACCTGGCCGCCTATGTTGATCTGCTCAAAGCGAACAGTAACGAACTCAACACCCTGTACAGAGAGTTGCTGATTGGCGTCACCAATTTTTTCCGGGATAGAGAGGCATTTGACCTTTTGATAGACAGCCTGCTGCCCAGGTTGTTTACCCAGAAAAAAAATGATTCTATACGCGTATGGGTCGCTGGATGTTCAACCGGGGAAGAGGCCTACTCGCTTGCCATCACCCTGCAAGAGGTTTCTGAACGCCTCAACATGACCAACGAGGTCAAAATATTTGCCACCGACGTTGACAACGATGCCATCGTTACAGCTGGAGCAGCTCTGTACCCGGAAAGTATTGCCGCCGATGTGGGCTCGCACCTTCTTGGTAAATACTTTCATCGACGAGGCGATAGCTACCAGATTTGTCGAAAAATAAGGGAGATGGTTGTCTTTGCTCAGCACAATATCATTAACGATCCGCCGTTTACCAATATAGATTTGGTGAGTTGCCGCAATCTTTTGATCTATCTGCAACCGGGCGTGCAGAAAAAGGTGCTGGAGATGTTCAATTTCTCCTTACCTGCAGAAGGCCTTCTTTTTCTCGGTTCAAGTGAAACCACGGGTGAGCTCAGCAATTACTTCACCCCCAAACACCATAGATGGAAAATATACGAGTCCAAGGGAAAGCGCAGCCTTTTCCTCGAGGGGCCTGCAAATCCAATCTCCTTTCCTCGTAAATATCGCCTGACCCAGCCCGCGAGCAATCGTGCCCACAGTAATCGCACGGATATCGATCCTGATCGCCATCTTTACGACCGGCTTCTTAAGGCCCTGTCCGTCGATATCATCCCTCTGACCGTTGTTGTTAATGAGGAAATGGAGGTGGTCTACACCATTGGCAATATCGATAAGCAGAGCGGCAAATATTTTCGCCTGCCCTATGGGAAAATGGAGAACGATCTCACTAAGATCGTCCACCAGGAAATCGCCATTCCCCTGACTATCGGTATAAAAAAGGTTATTAAGAATAAACGGGAGCTTACCTATTCAAATATAAAATTTAACAGCGATTCGGTGAGCTATACAATTCAGCTTATTATAAGGCCGCTGCCGGCTGGGCAGAATCAATCCCCGTTGTTCGCAATTCTCTTTTTTGAGTCAGTGGTAAATGTCGAAAAGGGAAATGGTCGTGAACAGGTTGACTGCAGCTACGACAAAGAAATAGAAGAGCGTATTGTTGATCTTGAACAGGAGCTGCAATACACGAAGGAAAATTTGCAGGCCACAATTGAAGAGCTGGAGACATCAAACGAAGAGCTCCAGGCTACAAATGAAGAGCTGCTTGCTAGTAACGAAGAGCTGCAATCGACAAACGAGGAGCTGCAGTCTGTCAATGAGGAGCTGTACACCGTCAATTCTGAGCATCAGCGGAAAATAATGGAATTAACGGAACTCAACAACGATATTGACAATCTGCTTACAAGTACTGAAATAGGCACTATTTTCCTCGATGAACATTTACAGGTCCGCAAGTTCACCCCCCATGTTCAACAGGTCGTTAACATTATCGAAAGTGATATCGGGCGTCCACTGCGCCATCTTACCCATCTGCTTGACGATGTGGACCTGGATGAAATGGTCGAAAAGGTTGCCGCCTCTTCCAGGCCCATCGATCAAAAGGTACGTTCACGGACAGGGCGGTGGTTTTTTATGCGTATTCTCCCTTATCACATTGCGCCACAGACCTTTGCTGGCGTTGTCCTCACTCTGATTGAGGTGACTGAGTTAGTCGATGCCGAAAAAAAACTGGAGGAAAGCGAAGCGCGACTGCAGATAGCCGAGGAAATCGCCGAGTTTGCCAGTTGGCAATGGAATGTCGTCACCGGGACCATGGTCTTCGCAGGAAGCCTGGAGCGACTGCTAGGCTACGAACCGTATGGACTGGGGAGATCCTATGAGGCATTTCTTGAATGCATTCAAGAAGATGACCGCAAGACCGTTTTGGAAACAGTGAGTACGGCCATTGAGCAAGGAGACGATTACGAGGTTATTCATCGTATCGTTCGGCCTGATGGCAAGGAACGGGTCATCAAACAGGTCGGCGTGGCCGGGTTCAACGACGAGGGTAAGGTTACTCGCATAACCGGCATCGCCGTGGATATGACGGACACCGTTGATACAGCCGCACGCTCAGCTCTCAGCGGTGGGCTGCTGTTTAACCAGGCTGGGCATCATAGCGACCCCATGATCGTCATTGATGAATCCGGGTGCATTCTCGCTATCAACACTGCCATCACCGACCTGGCTGCTTATACCGCAGAAGAGTTAATCGGCCAGAAAATTGACGTGCTCATACCTCCCCCCCACCGCACTCATCATAAAGGCTACATCAATCGCTACCTGCAAACAGGAATCGCCAAAGTAATAGGCACCGGGCGTAAGGTTGAGCTGCTCACCAAAGAAGGCACCTTGCGCGAGGTGCACCTGAGCATAGGGGAGATCAGAATAGGAAAACGTTCATTATTTACCGGTGTACTTCGCTCTTGCGATCAATTATCTGAAAAAAAAGAAGAGCAATCTTCCATTATGGGGACATAA